In one Microbulbifer pacificus genomic region, the following are encoded:
- a CDS encoding Glu/Leu/Phe/Val dehydrogenase dimerization domain-containing protein: MSIFSHPAYDNHEEVAFYHDAKSGLKAIIAVHNTNLGPALGGCRMWPYADDSEALKDVLRLSRGMTYKSAMAGLKLGGGKSVIIGDPRKQKTPELLRAMGDFLNTLGGKYITAEDSGTSVADMKIIGERSKFVSGVIAGQEHGGDPSPSTAYGVFVGLKAAVAHRWGRTDLSGLKVSIQGVGNVGFRLAKLLKEAGAELYVTDIFQDNIDRAVNELGATAVGADEIFDLDVDLFAPCALGAILNDNTISRLKVGAIAGAANNQLAEARHAQVLKEKGILYAPDYVINAGGIIDVYYQQIGQEQGAYNADQVKAHIETIGTTMQEVFQRADESGETTAHVADRIAEERFGHKDALNSAESAAA; encoded by the coding sequence CCTGAAAGCGATTATCGCGGTTCACAATACCAACCTCGGCCCCGCCCTCGGCGGCTGCCGTATGTGGCCGTACGCGGACGATTCTGAAGCGCTGAAAGACGTACTGCGTCTGTCCCGTGGCATGACCTACAAATCCGCCATGGCCGGCCTGAAGCTGGGCGGTGGCAAGTCCGTGATTATCGGCGATCCGCGCAAGCAGAAAACCCCGGAACTGCTGCGCGCCATGGGTGACTTCCTCAACACACTGGGTGGTAAGTACATCACTGCCGAGGACTCCGGTACCAGCGTGGCCGATATGAAAATCATCGGTGAGCGCAGCAAGTTTGTCTCCGGCGTGATTGCCGGTCAGGAGCACGGTGGTGATCCGTCTCCCTCCACTGCCTACGGTGTCTTCGTGGGCCTCAAGGCGGCGGTTGCCCACCGCTGGGGTCGTACCGACCTGAGCGGCCTGAAGGTCTCCATCCAGGGCGTGGGCAATGTGGGCTTCCGCCTGGCCAAGCTGCTGAAAGAAGCCGGTGCCGAGCTGTATGTCACCGATATCTTCCAGGACAACATTGATCGCGCCGTCAACGAGCTGGGCGCAACCGCGGTAGGTGCGGACGAAATCTTTGACCTGGATGTGGACCTGTTTGCACCCTGTGCACTGGGCGCGATTCTGAATGACAACACCATCAGCCGCCTCAAGGTGGGCGCCATTGCCGGCGCCGCCAACAACCAGTTGGCGGAAGCGCGTCATGCACAGGTGTTGAAAGAAAAAGGCATTCTGTATGCGCCGGACTACGTGATCAACGCCGGCGGCATCATTGATGTCTACTACCAGCAGATCGGCCAGGAGCAAGGTGCGTACAACGCTGACCAGGTGAAGGCCCACATTGAAACCATTGGCACCACCATGCAGGAAGTATTCCAGCGCGCCGATGAAAGCGGTGAAACCACCGCGCACGTGGCCGATCGTATTGCCGAAGAGCGCTTTGGCCACAAAGACGCCTTGAATAGTGCGGAATCCGCTGCGGCGTAA
- a CDS encoding M16 family metallopeptidase: MEMRTSLWPARLFSVLLLVSVVACDRHQDASDTNEKVHKALSVDKEAAASSKAAASGNEAFVEPPKIELPYHKEVLDNGLTVIVHEDPKAPVVAINIWYKVGSKDETRGKTGFAHLFEHLMFNGSENFPGEYFEPFQRSGATDMNGTTNNDRTNYFETVPKGALDMALWMESDRMGHFKGAISQEKLDEQRGVVKNEKRQGENAPYGQAFDLIATNTFPSDHPYSWTTIGSMEDLDNASLEDVKQWFSDFYQPANAILVIAGDITVKEAMDKARQYFGSIPSTSVPPELKNWELPSQVNKRLEVTDQVPQTRIYMVWNVPAIGSDEENALDLLTSLLANRKNSVLYRRLVRDEKVATSVSAFYYGRQLAGQLIVMVDVKPGQSVEKVEKLLEKELREFVRAGVSAEELKRIKQSEFASLVKGLEKIGGFGGKSDILASSEFYYGDPNALVNGLEDYARVSAKDVQEVAQKWLKPEHFTLIISPKEKYTVNESSVDRSKLPAVDKTVELELPAQQAFTLENGLKVVLAERHDTPVVFMNLQYRSGASADGDKPGLASVVARMLSEGAGKYDSLSFSARLEELGASIGAGSGLDYNSLSFSALKSQLEPSLELLRDVISSPLFPEEDLARIKSNWLDAIRQEEAQPQGLAMRKLPPLLFGKDHPYGAPLTGSGTPEAIESVTREDLVNFHNTWLRPDNAQLTVVGDITKEELQQLLNRTLGDWRAPKDPLPKIDIPQVSRPEKPRIYLLDRPGAQQSYIMAGLVMPEWTPEGAEAFEAMASAIAGKFTSRINMNLREEKHWSYGARAVSLDTEAQRPYIVFAPVQTDKTAQAMKELLKEYRDYLTTRPIEEVELKDYQDDEVLKQSARFQTKGQLLSSIAWQVEKGLPPEYIADYPQRVSALTTDQVEAAAKEFLAPDQFTWMVVGDLSKIQKEIEALNIGQVEVIPSSE, from the coding sequence ATGGAAATGCGAACCTCCCTGTGGCCCGCGCGCCTGTTCAGCGTATTGTTATTGGTCAGCGTGGTAGCTTGCGACCGGCATCAGGACGCCTCTGACACAAATGAAAAAGTGCATAAGGCGTTGAGTGTCGACAAAGAGGCCGCTGCCAGCAGTAAAGCAGCCGCCAGTGGCAACGAGGCATTTGTCGAACCGCCGAAAATTGAGCTGCCATACCACAAGGAAGTACTCGACAACGGGCTCACGGTTATTGTCCATGAAGATCCCAAGGCGCCGGTGGTGGCCATCAATATCTGGTACAAGGTGGGGTCCAAGGACGAGACCCGCGGAAAGACCGGTTTTGCCCATCTGTTCGAACACCTGATGTTCAATGGTTCGGAAAATTTTCCCGGCGAATACTTCGAGCCTTTTCAACGCTCCGGTGCTACCGACATGAATGGCACCACCAACAACGACCGCACCAATTATTTTGAAACAGTGCCCAAGGGGGCTCTGGATATGGCGTTGTGGATGGAATCCGATCGCATGGGCCATTTCAAGGGCGCCATCAGTCAGGAAAAGCTCGACGAGCAGCGCGGCGTGGTCAAAAACGAGAAGCGACAAGGGGAAAATGCACCCTATGGCCAGGCATTTGATCTGATAGCCACCAACACTTTTCCGTCCGACCATCCGTATTCCTGGACCACCATCGGCTCCATGGAAGATCTGGACAACGCCAGTCTGGAAGACGTCAAGCAATGGTTTTCCGACTTTTACCAGCCGGCCAATGCCATCCTCGTTATCGCGGGTGATATCACGGTCAAAGAAGCTATGGATAAGGCGCGGCAGTACTTCGGCAGTATTCCAAGTACTTCCGTGCCGCCGGAACTGAAAAACTGGGAGCTGCCGAGCCAGGTCAACAAACGCCTTGAAGTCACGGACCAGGTACCTCAGACCCGGATCTATATGGTGTGGAATGTACCGGCAATCGGCAGCGACGAGGAAAATGCGCTGGACCTGCTGACATCACTGCTGGCAAATCGCAAAAATTCCGTGCTCTACCGTCGTCTTGTTCGGGATGAAAAAGTGGCGACAAGCGTCAGTGCCTTCTACTACGGTCGCCAGCTGGCGGGACAGCTGATTGTCATGGTGGATGTGAAGCCCGGGCAGTCGGTGGAGAAAGTGGAGAAGCTGCTCGAAAAGGAACTGCGTGAGTTTGTCCGCGCCGGTGTAAGCGCGGAGGAGCTGAAGCGCATTAAACAGAGTGAGTTTGCCAGCCTGGTCAAGGGGCTGGAGAAAATCGGTGGTTTCGGTGGCAAATCGGATATTCTCGCCAGTTCCGAGTTTTATTACGGCGATCCGAATGCACTTGTGAATGGGCTTGAGGATTATGCCCGGGTGTCTGCCAAAGACGTTCAGGAAGTGGCGCAGAAGTGGCTCAAACCAGAGCATTTCACGTTGATCATCAGCCCCAAAGAAAAGTACACGGTCAATGAGTCCAGTGTGGACCGCAGTAAATTACCGGCGGTGGACAAAACGGTGGAGCTTGAACTGCCGGCACAGCAGGCGTTCACCCTGGAGAACGGTCTCAAAGTGGTGCTGGCGGAGCGCCACGATACACCGGTTGTATTCATGAACCTGCAATACCGCAGCGGAGCTTCCGCCGATGGTGACAAGCCGGGGCTGGCATCCGTGGTGGCGCGCATGCTGAGTGAGGGCGCGGGCAAATACGACAGCCTGTCGTTCAGTGCTCGCCTGGAAGAGCTGGGGGCGAGTATCGGCGCAGGCAGTGGGCTCGATTACAACTCGCTGAGTTTCAGCGCCCTGAAATCTCAGCTGGAGCCTTCCCTGGAGCTGCTCCGAGATGTTATTTCCAGCCCGCTGTTCCCGGAGGAAGATCTCGCGCGGATCAAATCCAATTGGCTGGATGCGATTCGTCAGGAAGAAGCCCAGCCCCAGGGGTTGGCCATGCGCAAGTTGCCGCCCTTGTTGTTCGGCAAGGATCATCCTTACGGTGCACCGCTGACCGGATCCGGTACGCCTGAGGCCATTGAATCCGTTACCCGCGAAGATCTGGTGAATTTCCATAACACCTGGCTGCGCCCGGACAACGCCCAGCTCACAGTGGTGGGGGACATCACCAAGGAGGAACTCCAGCAGCTGTTAAACAGAACACTTGGCGACTGGCGCGCGCCCAAGGATCCTCTGCCGAAGATAGATATTCCTCAGGTCTCCAGGCCGGAAAAGCCACGTATTTATCTGCTGGACCGCCCGGGGGCGCAGCAGAGTTACATTATGGCGGGGCTCGTTATGCCCGAGTGGACGCCGGAGGGTGCCGAAGCATTTGAGGCGATGGCATCCGCCATCGCCGGCAAGTTCACCTCCCGCATCAATATGAACCTGCGCGAGGAAAAGCACTGGTCGTATGGTGCCAGGGCCGTGTCTCTGGATACTGAGGCACAGCGCCCATACATTGTGTTTGCGCCGGTACAGACCGACAAGACCGCGCAGGCCATGAAAGAGTTGCTGAAAGAATACCGGGATTACCTCACCACGCGCCCGATCGAAGAGGTAGAGCTGAAGGACTACCAGGACGACGAAGTATTGAAGCAGAGTGCCCGCTTCCAGACCAAAGGCCAGCTGCTCTCCAGTATTGCCTGGCAGGTGGAAAAAGGGCTGCCGCCGGAATATATCGCCGATTACCCCCAACGTGTCAGTGCCTTGACCACCGATCAGGTCGAGGCCGCGGCGAAGGAGTTCCTGGCTCCGGATCAGTTTACCTGGATGGTGGTGGGTGATCTGAGCAAGATCCAGAAAGAGATAGAGGCGCTGAATATCGGGCAGGTGGAGGTGATTCCCAGCAGCGAGTAA
- a CDS encoding metal-dependent hydrolase family protein has translation MFIPFTQAIFGKRGLYGLLALFLLTWSSLSSAENIAVHAGWLFDSERGRLLEKRTVHIVDGRVESVERGFTRRSGERVIDLSSFSILPGLMDMHTHLAYEYGPSTYTESFTWNPADYTLRAVNTAERTLMAGFTTVRDLGDKANVTISLRNAINRGDIIGPRVYTAGKSIATTGGHADPTNGYRQDLMGSPGPADGVINGIASAREAVRQRYKDGADLIKITATGGVLSVAKSGQNPQFMQDELEAIVATAKDYGFTVAVHAHGKEGMERAIRAGVDSVEHGTYMDDETMALMLERGTWYVPTLMAGDWVTQKAAVDGFFPDMVRTKAAKIGPLIQDTFRRAHKKGVNIAFGTDTGVSRHGDNAKEFSLMVQGGMSPADAIRSATLNAAQLLKVEDELGSIAPGKWADMIGVIGNPLEDITALQRVRFVMKGGEVFKQPE, from the coding sequence ATGTTTATTCCTTTCACTCAAGCGATCTTTGGCAAGCGTGGATTGTACGGTTTGCTGGCTCTGTTTCTTCTGACCTGGTCTTCTCTGTCCAGTGCGGAAAATATTGCGGTGCATGCCGGTTGGCTGTTTGACAGCGAGCGTGGACGCCTGCTGGAAAAACGCACGGTGCATATCGTAGATGGCAGGGTGGAATCCGTGGAACGTGGGTTTACCAGGCGCTCCGGTGAGCGGGTTATCGACTTGAGTAGCTTCAGCATTTTGCCGGGGCTGATGGATATGCACACTCATCTGGCGTACGAATACGGCCCCAGCACCTATACCGAGAGCTTCACCTGGAATCCGGCGGATTACACGTTGCGTGCAGTCAATACAGCGGAGCGTACCCTGATGGCCGGCTTCACCACGGTGCGGGACCTGGGGGACAAGGCCAATGTCACCATCAGCCTGCGCAATGCCATCAACCGCGGGGACATCATCGGGCCACGGGTGTACACCGCCGGTAAATCCATTGCCACCACCGGTGGCCACGCCGACCCCACCAATGGCTACCGCCAGGATCTGATGGGCAGCCCCGGCCCGGCCGACGGTGTGATCAACGGTATCGCGAGCGCGCGGGAAGCGGTGCGACAACGCTACAAGGATGGTGCGGATCTGATCAAGATCACTGCCACCGGAGGAGTATTGAGCGTGGCAAAAAGCGGTCAGAATCCTCAGTTTATGCAGGATGAGCTGGAAGCCATCGTCGCGACCGCGAAAGATTACGGCTTTACCGTTGCGGTGCACGCCCACGGGAAAGAGGGTATGGAGCGGGCAATTCGCGCGGGTGTGGATTCCGTGGAGCACGGCACGTACATGGATGACGAGACTATGGCGCTGATGCTGGAGCGGGGCACCTGGTATGTGCCGACGCTGATGGCGGGAGACTGGGTTACCCAGAAGGCGGCGGTGGATGGATTTTTTCCGGATATGGTACGCACCAAGGCGGCGAAGATTGGTCCGCTGATTCAGGACACTTTTCGTCGCGCACACAAAAAGGGCGTGAACATTGCGTTCGGTACCGATACGGGGGTCAGCCGTCACGGCGACAACGCAAAGGAGTTTTCCCTGATGGTACAGGGGGGGATGAGCCCCGCGGACGCTATCCGCAGCGCTACCCTGAATGCGGCGCAGTTGCTGAAAGTGGAAGATGAACTGGGCAGCATCGCCCCTGGAAAGTGGGCGGATATGATCGGGGTCATTGGCAACCCGCTCGAGGATATTACCGCGCTGCAGCGGGTGCGGTTTGTAATGAAGGGTGGGGAGGTGTTCAAGCAGCCGGAGTGA
- a CDS encoding YceI family protein, whose amino-acid sequence MSFKSIALASLLALPASAFADWQLASGDSSVNFVSVKKTNIAETHHFKNLSGSISDAGKAQLVIDLASVETNIPIRNERMQQMLFDTAKFAKATISADVDMARLSALKPGQTAMINADVTVDVHGQQQTEKAALQVTALEGGRLLVTTSAPILVNAGNYKLLEGIEKLREVAGLDSISPIVPVTAKLVFTQN is encoded by the coding sequence ATGTCCTTCAAGTCTATTGCTCTGGCGTCTCTGCTCGCCCTGCCCGCTTCCGCCTTCGCCGACTGGCAGCTCGCCAGCGGCGATTCCAGTGTCAATTTTGTTTCCGTGAAGAAAACAAATATTGCCGAGACCCACCACTTCAAAAACCTGAGCGGCAGTATCTCCGACGCGGGCAAAGCACAGTTGGTCATTGATCTGGCCAGTGTGGAAACCAATATCCCGATCCGCAACGAACGCATGCAGCAGATGCTGTTCGACACCGCCAAGTTCGCCAAAGCCACCATCAGCGCCGATGTGGACATGGCCAGGTTGAGCGCCCTGAAACCGGGCCAGACCGCGATGATCAACGCAGACGTCACCGTTGATGTACACGGCCAGCAACAGACTGAAAAAGCCGCTCTACAGGTAACCGCCCTTGAAGGTGGCAGGCTGCTGGTCACTACCAGCGCGCCGATTCTGGTGAATGCCGGCAACTACAAACTGCTGGAAGGCATTGAAAAACTTCGCGAAGTGGCGGGTCTCGACAGCATCAGTCCGATCGTACCGGTAACGGCAAAACTGGTATTTACCCAGAACTAG
- the ahpF gene encoding alkyl hydroperoxide reductase subunit F, with protein sequence MLDANVKKQLDTYLQNIVTPIEISVSADSSPKAVELNNLASEIAGLSSKIELKQENRKRTPSMAIAAAGETPRVSFAGIPMGHEFTSLVLALLQAGGHPSKADPQLQEQIRKLQGEFHFETYISLSCQNCPDVVQALNLMAKLNPNITHEMIDGALFQEEVDERQIMAVPAVYLNGEHFGQGRMGLEEIVAKMDTGAEARKAEELNEREPYDVLVLGGGPAGAAAAIYAARKGIRTGLVAERFGGQVMDTVGIENFISVPYTEGPKLAASLEQHVKEYGVDIITGQRAAELRRDKLIELKMESGATLASKSVVLATGARWRELGVPGEAEYRTKGVAYCPHCDGPFFKGKHVAVIGGGNSGIEAAIDLAGIVKHVTVLEFADTLRADEVLVRKARSMPNVDIITNAQTTEVLGDGSKVNGLQYTDRKSGESRTLELAGIFVQIGLVPNTEFLKDSGLEMNRMGEIVIDHRGATSIPGVFAAGDATTVPYKQIVISMGAGATAALGAFDHLIRASVTDEPQEALSIAS encoded by the coding sequence ATGTTGGACGCAAACGTAAAGAAACAATTGGACACCTATCTGCAGAATATCGTCACTCCGATCGAGATCAGTGTGTCCGCCGACAGCAGCCCCAAGGCTGTTGAACTGAACAACCTCGCCAGCGAAATCGCCGGACTCTCCAGCAAGATTGAATTGAAACAGGAGAACCGCAAGCGCACCCCCAGCATGGCCATCGCGGCAGCCGGAGAAACACCGCGCGTCAGCTTCGCGGGCATCCCCATGGGACACGAATTCACCTCCCTGGTGCTCGCCCTGCTGCAGGCCGGCGGCCATCCATCCAAGGCCGATCCGCAATTGCAGGAACAGATCCGCAAACTCCAGGGTGAATTCCACTTTGAAACCTACATCTCGCTGTCCTGCCAGAACTGCCCGGACGTGGTCCAGGCACTGAACCTGATGGCGAAACTGAACCCGAACATCACCCACGAGATGATCGACGGTGCCCTGTTCCAGGAAGAAGTGGACGAGCGCCAGATCATGGCGGTACCCGCAGTCTACCTGAACGGTGAACACTTCGGTCAGGGCCGCATGGGCCTGGAAGAAATCGTGGCCAAAATGGATACCGGTGCCGAAGCGCGCAAGGCGGAAGAGCTGAACGAGCGCGAACCCTACGATGTACTGGTTCTGGGCGGTGGCCCGGCCGGTGCCGCTGCAGCGATTTACGCGGCCCGCAAAGGCATCCGCACAGGACTTGTGGCCGAGCGTTTCGGCGGCCAGGTGATGGATACCGTGGGTATCGAAAACTTTATCTCGGTACCCTACACCGAGGGCCCGAAACTGGCAGCGAGCCTTGAACAACACGTGAAAGAGTACGGTGTGGACATCATCACCGGGCAACGGGCCGCCGAGCTCAGGCGCGACAAGCTGATCGAACTGAAAATGGAGAGCGGCGCCACCCTGGCGAGCAAATCGGTAGTGCTTGCCACCGGTGCCCGCTGGCGCGAACTGGGCGTACCCGGGGAAGCCGAATACCGTACCAAGGGCGTGGCCTACTGCCCGCACTGTGACGGTCCCTTCTTCAAGGGCAAGCACGTGGCGGTCATCGGCGGCGGTAATTCCGGTATCGAAGCAGCCATCGATCTCGCGGGCATCGTCAAGCACGTTACCGTGCTGGAATTCGCCGATACCCTGCGAGCGGACGAGGTGCTGGTGCGCAAGGCGCGCTCCATGCCGAACGTGGACATCATCACCAATGCCCAGACCACCGAAGTGCTCGGCGATGGCAGCAAGGTGAATGGCCTGCAGTACACCGACCGCAAGAGCGGGGAAAGCCGGACACTGGAACTGGCGGGAATCTTTGTACAGATTGGCCTGGTGCCGAACACCGAGTTCCTGAAAGACAGCGGACTGGAAATGAACCGCATGGGTGAAATCGTGATCGACCACCGCGGCGCCACGTCCATTCCCGGCGTATTTGCCGCGGGGGATGCGACCACTGTGCCCTATAAGCAGATTGTAATCTCCATGGGTGCTGGCGCCACCGCCGCACTGGGGGCGTTTGATCACCTGATCCGCGCTTCCGTCACCGACGAACCACAGGAAGCACTCTCAATCGCGAGCTGA
- the ahpC gene encoding alkyl hydroperoxide reductase subunit C encodes MANYINSEVKPFKAKAYQSGDFFDVTDADLKGKWSVVFFYPADFTFVCPTELGDLADNYEEFRKLGVEIYSVSTDTHFTHKAWHDTSDTIGKIQFPMIGDPTGTITRNFGVMIEEEGIADRGTFVIDPEGKIQIVEINAGGIGRDAQDLLRKIKAAQYVAAHPGEVCPAKWKEGEETLAPSLDLVGKI; translated from the coding sequence ATGGCTAATTACATCAACAGTGAAGTCAAACCGTTCAAAGCCAAGGCTTACCAGTCTGGCGATTTCTTCGACGTGACCGACGCGGACCTGAAAGGCAAGTGGTCCGTAGTGTTCTTCTACCCCGCGGACTTCACCTTCGTGTGCCCGACCGAGCTGGGTGACCTGGCGGACAACTACGAGGAGTTCCGGAAGCTGGGGGTAGAAATCTACTCCGTATCCACCGATACCCACTTCACCCACAAGGCGTGGCACGACACCTCCGACACCATCGGCAAGATCCAATTCCCGATGATCGGCGACCCCACCGGCACCATCACCCGCAACTTCGGAGTGATGATCGAGGAAGAAGGCATCGCTGATCGCGGCACCTTCGTCATCGACCCGGAAGGCAAGATCCAGATTGTTGAGATCAACGCCGGCGGTATCGGCCGCGACGCCCAGGACCTGCTGCGCAAGATCAAAGCCGCCCAGTACGTTGCCGCCCACCCGGGGGAAGTTTGCCCGGCCAAGTGGAAAGAAGGTGAAGAAACCCTCGCTCCTTCTCTGGACCTCGTAGGCAAGATCTAA
- a CDS encoding CPBP family intramembrane glutamic endopeptidase: MIAALAVQAVVLLIAWAGLYFAGIEVLWGIHRVPVSGALGLVGALLSYWIGRAITCSHSVAGVTLRGHCEKLHRVFRHLTWWQIGALALAAGICEELLFRGFLQPWVTSVSTPILGLLVASVVFGLLHYASFIYFAITAVMGVILGAVYWWSESLIAVVVWHGVYDFMALAVLAKYPHLLGLQREVPV, translated from the coding sequence ATGATCGCCGCACTCGCTGTTCAGGCGGTGGTTCTGCTCATCGCATGGGCCGGTCTGTACTTTGCTGGTATCGAGGTGTTGTGGGGTATCCATAGGGTACCTGTTTCCGGCGCATTGGGGTTGGTGGGTGCGCTGCTGAGTTATTGGATTGGCCGCGCCATCACCTGCTCCCATTCCGTCGCCGGTGTCACGCTGCGTGGACATTGTGAAAAATTACATCGGGTATTTCGTCACCTGACCTGGTGGCAGATCGGCGCCCTGGCGCTGGCCGCAGGAATCTGTGAAGAGCTTTTGTTCCGCGGCTTTTTGCAACCATGGGTTACTTCGGTCAGCACACCCATTCTGGGGCTGCTGGTGGCATCTGTTGTCTTTGGTTTACTGCACTACGCCTCATTTATCTATTTTGCGATTACTGCCGTAATGGGGGTGATTCTTGGCGCGGTGTATTGGTGGAGTGAAAGCCTGATCGCCGTTGTTGTCTGGCACGGTGTGTATGATTTCATGGCGCTCGCGGTTCTCGCGAAGTATCCGCACCTGCTCGGGTTGCAGCGGGAAGTACCGGTATAG
- a CDS encoding exopolysaccharide biosynthesis protein, whose translation MPEEFSNLSQLLQQLQQLTHECRRITLLQVLEALGQRSFAPVILVAGLILFSPLSGIPGMPTLMGVLILLASVQMLLFRRHLWLPQWLLQKSTSAERFNLALVWLRRPAAIVDQWLQPRLPWLTHRGGTYLIALACTAIALALPAMEILPFSATIAGAALIAFGLALVAHDGVVALLALAVTGSIWILTLQLWL comes from the coding sequence ATGCCGGAAGAATTTAGCAATCTGAGCCAGTTACTGCAGCAGCTGCAGCAACTTACCCATGAGTGCAGGCGCATCACCCTATTGCAGGTACTTGAAGCGTTGGGGCAACGTTCATTTGCCCCAGTGATACTCGTTGCCGGACTGATACTGTTTTCACCGTTATCAGGTATCCCCGGGATGCCGACGCTGATGGGAGTATTGATTCTGCTCGCGTCTGTACAGATGCTGTTGTTTCGCCGGCATCTCTGGCTGCCACAGTGGCTTCTGCAAAAATCCACAAGCGCAGAGCGGTTTAACCTGGCACTGGTGTGGCTGCGGCGACCGGCGGCGATCGTTGACCAATGGCTGCAACCCCGCCTGCCCTGGCTGACGCACCGAGGCGGAACTTACCTGATTGCGCTGGCGTGTACAGCAATTGCACTGGCACTTCCCGCGATGGAAATACTTCCCTTCTCCGCCACCATCGCCGGTGCCGCACTCATTGCATTCGGACTCGCGCTTGTTGCCCATGATGGTGTGGTGGCGCTACTGGCGTTGGCGGTTACAGGGTCCATCTGGATACTCACCCTGCAGCTCTGGCTCTGA